A genomic stretch from Borrelia hispanica CRI includes:
- the smpB gene encoding SsrA-binding protein SmpB: MSPILLDNKKARFNYFIEDRLSCGIVLKGTEVKSIKLKKFTFNDSFANIKKDEIWLENLHVAKYKEGNIFNHEETRRRKLLITKKEIQKLKKFKEKEGYTLVPISIYLKNSLIKVELGICKGKKLFDKREILKQKSIKKDLSREIKQYK; encoded by the coding sequence GCAAGATTTAATTACTTTATTGAAGACAGACTAAGTTGTGGTATTGTTTTAAAAGGAACTGAAGTAAAATCTATTAAATTAAAAAAATTTACATTCAATGACAGCTTTGCCAATATAAAAAAAGACGAAATATGGCTTGAAAATTTACATGTAGCAAAATATAAAGAAGGTAATATCTTTAATCACGAAGAAACAAGACGTAGAAAATTACTTATAACAAAGAAAGAAATACAAAAATTAAAAAAATTCAAAGAAAAAGAAGGATACACACTAGTTCCTATATCGATATATCTTAAAAATTCGTTAATAAAAGTTGAACTTGGAATATGTAAAGGAAAAAAACTATTTGACAAAAGAGAAATTTTAAAACAAAAAAGTATAAAAAAAGATCTAAGTCGTGAAATCAAACAGTATAAGTAA
- a CDS encoding P13 family porin, giving the protein MKRVLILVLLLFCIFGSFAQSYDEMKTDIGSNSINGSGNLEKLLLYESYKQNALIPFLLNLFVGFGIGSLVQGDITGGLLILGFDALSLGLLGYGVYSTLNSKSVEVPVIGLSLMTLGGITMFVTRIVEVILPFTHAASYNKKLRQNLGIALGGFHPEVDLSFDENSKVIFELSFTKKY; this is encoded by the coding sequence ATGAAGAGAGTATTAATTTTAGTTTTACTTTTATTTTGTATTTTTGGAAGTTTTGCTCAAAGTTATGATGAAATGAAGACGGATATTGGGAGTAACAGCATTAATGGGAGCGGTAATTTGGAGAAGTTATTACTTTATGAGAGTTATAAACAAAATGCTTTAATTCCTTTTTTATTGAATTTATTTGTAGGTTTTGGAATAGGTTCTTTAGTTCAAGGTGATATTACAGGAGGATTATTGATTTTAGGGTTTGATGCTTTAAGCTTGGGTTTGTTAGGTTATGGTGTATATTCTACTTTGAATTCTAAGTCAGTTGAAGTCCCAGTAATTGGTTTATCTCTAATGACATTAGGAGGAATCACTATGTTTGTAACACGGATTGTTGAAGTTATACTTCCCTTTACACATGCAGCTAGCTATAATAAAAAACTTAGACAAAATTTAGGCATTGCATTAGGAGGTTTTCATCCTGAAGTTGATTTAAGCTTTGATGAAAATTCTAAAGTTATCTTTGAACTTTCTTTTACTAAGAAATATTAA